The stretch of DNA GAGGGGTTTCAAAAGTATGGTATGGAGCTGGTGAAGGAACTTCCCACTCAAGCCCTTGTGCACCTTCCCACACCCGTGATGTAGCTTTTTCGCCACCTTTAATACATTTAATGACAACCCACACAAACAGCAGTTGTGATAAACCAAACGCAAAACCACCAATACTAATGATTGCATTAAAATCAGCAAACTGAAGAGCATAATCAGGAATACGTCGTGGCATACCGGCTAAACCAACAAAATGCATAGGAAAGAACAATACATTGACACTTATGAGAGATAGCCAAAAATGCGCTTGCGCCCACCCTTGGTGATACATGTTGCCAGTCCATTTAGGTAGCCAATAATACGCTGCAGCCATAATAGAAAAGACCGCCCCAGTCACCAGTACGTAATGAAAATGAGCCACTACAAAATAAGTATCATGATATTGGAAATCTGCCGGAGTGATGGCCAGCATCAAACCAGAAAACCCTCCTATAGTGAACAACACAATAAATGCGATACTAAAAAGCATCGGTATTTCAAAGCTTATCGAGCCTCGCCACATTGTTGCGACCCAGTTGAAGACCTTAACACCTGTCGGTACTGATATCAGCATAGTGCTGTACATAAAGAATAACTCACCAGCTAAGGGCATACCTGTAGTGAACATATGGTGCGCCCAAACAATAAAAGACAAAAATGCGATTGAAGCAGTTGCATAAACCATAGAGGCATAGCCAAATAAAGGCTTCCTAGAAAATGTCGGTACAATCGAAGAAATGATCCCAAACGCTGGCAAAATCATAATGTATACTTCTGGATGACCAAAGAACCAGAAGATATGTTGGAACATAACCGGATCACCACCTCCCATCGCGTTAAAGAAGCTGGTACCAAAATACTTATCGGTCAGAACCATAGTTACAGCACCCGCCAAAACGGGCATCACAGCGATTAATAAAAACGCGGTGATCAACCAAGTCCACACAAATAGAGGGAGTTTCATCCAAGTCATGCCTGGCGCTCGTAAATTTACGATGGTAACAATGACGTTAATTGCCCCCATAATGGAGCTTATTCCCATTATATGAACAGCAAACACAAAAAAAGCTGTACTATCGTTACTATAAGTGGTCGACAAAGGTGCATAAAAAGTCCAACCAAAATTAGGGCCTCCACCTTCCATAAATAGCGACATTAACAAAATTGAAAATGCAAAAGGTAAAATCCAAAAACTCCAGTTATTCATTCTGGGTAGTGCCATATCTGGCGCCCCTATCATCATAGGCACCATCCAGTTAGCTAAACCTGTAAAAGCAGGCATAACAGCACCAAATACCATAATCAATCCATGTACCGTCGTCATCTGATTAAAAAAATCAGGTTCAACTAATTGTAATCCGGGCTGAAACAGCTCAGCTCGAATCACCATCGCCATGCCCCCACCGACTAGAAACATGATTAGTGAAAATATCAAATACAATGAACCAATATCTTTATGGTTTGTGGTAAATAACCAACGCTTTATACCTTTTGGAACAGAATGAGATTCTGAATGATCGTGAGTCAGAGTTGTCATATTATTATTCTTCCTTCATTCTATTCTTAACATCACTCGGTTGAACGAGATCACCAGTGTTATTACCCCAAGC from Pseudoalteromonas ulvae UL12 encodes:
- the ctaD gene encoding cytochrome c oxidase subunit I; translated protein: MTTLTHDHSESHSVPKGIKRWLFTTNHKDIGSLYLIFSLIMFLVGGGMAMVIRAELFQPGLQLVEPDFFNQMTTVHGLIMVFGAVMPAFTGLANWMVPMMIGAPDMALPRMNNWSFWILPFAFSILLMSLFMEGGGPNFGWTFYAPLSTTYSNDSTAFFVFAVHIMGISSIMGAINVIVTIVNLRAPGMTWMKLPLFVWTWLITAFLLIAVMPVLAGAVTMVLTDKYFGTSFFNAMGGGDPVMFQHIFWFFGHPEVYIMILPAFGIISSIVPTFSRKPLFGYASMVYATASIAFLSFIVWAHHMFTTGMPLAGELFFMYSTMLISVPTGVKVFNWVATMWRGSISFEIPMLFSIAFIVLFTIGGFSGLMLAITPADFQYHDTYFVVAHFHYVLVTGAVFSIMAAAYYWLPKWTGNMYHQGWAQAHFWLSLISVNVLFFPMHFVGLAGMPRRIPDYALQFADFNAIISIGGFAFGLSQLLFVWVVIKCIKGGEKATSRVWEGAQGLEWEVPSPAPYHTFETPPVIK